The window GATTAGGGCATGATGCGATCAGCGACGATTACAAAATTGTGGCGCTTTCGTATTGGGACACCGACAACGAGTATAATCCGGATTGCGCCGATACATTTGTTGACGTGTATTCTGTTGGGAGTGGCGTTTGGAGAAGAGCTGATAATTCGCCTTACGATCACGCCGTTCCTCATCTTGATTGCGGGGCCTTTGTGAGTGGCAAGATTCATTGGCTGGCGAGTAGCCGGGAAGAGGGCTATGCCTCTGTAATTGCTGGTTTCGATTTGGCACGAGAGGTGTTCGACGAAATGCCTGCTCCAAAAGATGTTGATGTGGAGAAGCTGGTGTTTTATAAGCTCGTGGTTCTTGGTGGTTGCCTTTGTTTGGTTGATGCTCTGAGAGATATAACGCGTGTTTGGGTTATGAAAGAGTATGGTGTGGGAGAATCTTGGAGGAGATTCAGCATTGAGGGAGAGTGTGAATTTGATGTGATTAAGCCTCTGTGTTTTGATGGAGATGAGGAGGTTGTGTTGGTGACTGAGGGGGAGAGTTTGGTGGTTTACAATGCGAAGGGGAAGTCGTTTAGGGAGATGGTTGTTGATGGAGTTCCGGCTgtgtttgtggacggaggtGTCTTTCTTCACAGCCTCGTCTCGCCTGCTTGACACGAGGGGGAATGTAAATACGTGATTTCATTCGACAAAGTGATGAATCCACTGTAAATCTTTTGCTTGGTTGTATCTGTTGCTCATGTCTATCGTTAATAGATTAATGCAGTGTATGGAATGGACAAATTGCTATAGTGAACTGCAGTAGTCTTGTTGTTGCACTTAGAAAACAAACATCCCAATCTTGATCAGTGTCTGTTTCACTTTGGTTTCTGACATATTTGTCATTAGATatcaaattgaatatttttttctttaatgcaattaattaatacttgtACTAGATAAAATGATCAGACGATTAGGATTCCGTGAGAATATTCAaggtttcaatttttgtactactactaacttactggtttcattttttgtaCTCCTACTACTAATATACCTCAATACTAATAACTTATTTGGGCTTAGCTTCAAAACCTTAgggagaattttatttcatgttcTTGTAATAATCTCTCAAACGTAATTGATTACTGaatcttaaataaataaaagagatttCCTATATAAGTTATgtgattattatattttacttaattagaaactgaattcaattattttttttgtattgcaGTTGTGGGCATGTGTCAAATTCAGAGATACTAGCAATTTTCTCAGCACCACCGAGTCACCGGCCAtaaagaa is drawn from Salvia hispanica cultivar TCC Black 2014 chromosome 6, UniMelb_Shisp_WGS_1.0, whole genome shotgun sequence and contains these coding sequences:
- the LOC125194580 gene encoding F-box/kelch-repeat protein At3g06240-like: MEKILLKIRDLWRHPTYPKKSGKCRCLAKTWQILLSSPQFIKSHLIRSPPQENLILIAPSGSVHSAAAVDGAVSSKLQSPQNITEFAGSCDGLVLLVDDEDRKLLVNPITLQLIEITDSPLALTKGESFSMYGLGHDAISDDYKIVALSYWDTDNEYNPDCADTFVDVYSVGSGVWRRADNSPYDHAVPHLDCGAFVSGKIHWLASSREEGYASVIAGFDLAREVFDEMPAPKDVDVEKLVFYKLVVLGGCLCLVDALRDITRVWVMKEYGVGESWRRFSIEGECEFDVIKPLCFDGDEEVVLVTEGESLVVYNAKGKSFREMVVDGVPAVFVDGGVFLHSLVSPA